A single region of the Solwaraspora sp. WMMD406 genome encodes:
- a CDS encoding GNAT family protein produces MRHDVRLTPMGDDLLEPLLSAAVAEADPGEVMPLVPGPAGWTAARRDAFRDFHRAHYGGGGLGPAGTIMYAITIGGDVVGGIRLTQLDEAAAVETGIWLSRSARGRGIGSGALRAVLDEAVRLGAQVVIARTTTANRSAINLLRRCGAIISVEDGQIRARFWLDEAYATDLAV; encoded by the coding sequence GTGCGGCATGACGTGCGATTGACTCCGATGGGCGACGACCTGCTGGAGCCGTTGCTGTCCGCCGCCGTGGCCGAGGCCGACCCCGGCGAGGTCATGCCACTCGTACCAGGACCTGCCGGCTGGACGGCGGCTCGGCGGGACGCCTTCCGCGACTTCCACCGGGCCCACTACGGCGGCGGCGGCCTCGGGCCGGCCGGCACCATCATGTACGCGATCACGATCGGCGGTGACGTCGTCGGCGGCATCCGACTGACCCAGCTTGACGAGGCGGCCGCTGTGGAGACCGGCATCTGGCTCAGCCGTTCGGCACGGGGACGCGGCATCGGCTCGGGCGCGCTGCGCGCCGTCCTCGACGAGGCGGTCCGGCTCGGGGCCCAAGTCGTCATCGCCCGGACCACCACCGCCAATCGGTCCGCCATCAACCTGCTCCGCCGGTGCGGCGCGATCATATCCGTCGAAGACGGACAAATTCGGGCCCGGTTCTGGCTCGACGAGGCCTACGCCACCGACCTGGCGGTGTGA
- a CDS encoding DUF3263 domain-containing protein: MDDSTPRRDLILARRRMRRLVAAITLVRVPAADETQPGSGSGPAVAPGTVPSVPRQRTDTDTDTELAASDTDLPTRDAGLAASDERPGLGDRERRILDFERQWWKHAGAKEQAIRDTFGISATRYYQLLNQLLDEPSALAAEPVLVARLRRLRAARSRARRR; encoded by the coding sequence GTGGATGATTCGACGCCGCGACGTGACCTGATCCTGGCACGTCGCCGGATGCGCCGGCTGGTCGCGGCGATTACGCTGGTGAGGGTGCCGGCCGCCGACGAAACCCAGCCCGGGTCCGGGTCCGGTCCGGCGGTGGCGCCTGGTACGGTGCCGAGCGTTCCCCGGCAGCGCACCGACACCGACACCGACACCGAGCTGGCAGCGTCGGACACCGACCTCCCGACGCGGGACGCCGGACTGGCGGCGTCGGACGAACGTCCGGGGCTTGGCGACCGTGAGCGGCGCATCCTCGACTTCGAGCGGCAGTGGTGGAAGCATGCCGGGGCCAAGGAACAGGCGATCCGCGACACGTTCGGGATCTCCGCGACGCGGTACTATCAGCTGCTCAACCAGTTGCTGGACGAGCCGTCCGCACTGGCCGCCGAGCCGGTGCTGGTGGCCCGGCTGCGGCGACTACGAGCGGCGAGGTCCCGGGCCCGGCGCCGCTGA
- a CDS encoding AAA family ATPase: protein MADRELTLTASLRPAALDARRGIVRLHPEVLAALGIAAGDPVRLTGRRVSAGVAARAEAGASRALLYADDLTLGNLGLRDGGQVTVSPVPTVAARVVLLDGPAEIVAVVSPEMLRLALLGKVVTPGDDVSLLPQDIFSDSAHRGLIEAARRSLANTVGFLWTSTLLTVLAAEPVGVGASAGSGQTGVAPGPGQTGVAPGPGQTGASVGSDGAVLVTMDTVVGWAHGPVTHGSTGEEVRPLGVTPPPAAPDFVDEPLPSLADLPGLRAQADELTELLDLGFHHREVLARLGTTVSLGVLLSGPAGSGKSALVKAVAAALDARVVAVWAPEVAALTNDAAARRLREAAASVRRGDAAVLLIADVDALAPRDESGPLATVFRQLLAETVAAGAAVVCTTSHPEALDPGLRGPDLLAVQITVPLPDTAMRREQLTVLTRAMPLEEDVRLDEVAGRTPGFVAADLAALVREAGVRAALRQKSAETPMVTMADFDAALEVVRPTSMSTSTLELSRVTLDDVGDMAQVKETLTESVLWPLTYPDTFARLGVQPPRGVLLYGPPGCGKTFLVTALAGTGKANVLSVKGAELLSKWVGESERAVRELFRRAREAAPTLVFLDEVDALAPVRGQSSDGGTTDRVVAALLTELDGVETLRNVVVVGATNRPDLIDPALLRPGRLERLVYVPPPDGAARGEILKAAARSVPLADDVDLAALGESLDGFSAADCAALIREAALAAMRESLEASSVSAAHVAAARERVRPSLDPAQVAWLAAYADQQAAR, encoded by the coding sequence GTGGCCGACCGCGAACTGACCTTGACCGCGAGCCTGCGACCAGCGGCGTTGGACGCCCGGCGGGGCATCGTACGGCTGCATCCGGAGGTGCTGGCCGCGCTCGGCATCGCCGCCGGCGATCCCGTCCGGCTGACCGGCCGGCGGGTCAGCGCCGGGGTCGCGGCCCGGGCCGAGGCCGGAGCCAGCCGCGCCCTGCTGTACGCCGACGACCTCACCCTGGGCAACCTCGGTCTGCGCGACGGCGGCCAGGTTACGGTGTCGCCGGTGCCGACGGTGGCCGCCCGAGTGGTGCTGCTCGACGGTCCGGCCGAGATCGTCGCGGTGGTCAGCCCGGAGATGCTGCGCCTGGCGCTGCTCGGCAAGGTGGTCACCCCCGGCGACGACGTGTCGCTGCTGCCGCAGGACATCTTCTCCGACTCGGCGCACCGGGGACTGATCGAGGCGGCGCGACGCAGCCTGGCGAACACCGTCGGGTTCCTGTGGACCAGCACCCTGCTGACCGTGCTCGCGGCCGAGCCGGTCGGGGTCGGCGCGTCAGCCGGATCGGGCCAGACCGGCGTGGCACCCGGACCGGGCCAGACCGGCGTGGCACCCGGACCGGGCCAGACCGGCGCATCGGTCGGATCCGACGGCGCGGTGCTGGTCACCATGGACACCGTCGTCGGCTGGGCGCACGGCCCGGTCACCCACGGATCGACCGGCGAAGAGGTACGCCCGCTCGGCGTCACGCCGCCGCCGGCCGCACCGGACTTCGTCGACGAACCGCTGCCGAGCCTGGCCGACCTGCCCGGCCTGCGGGCCCAGGCCGACGAGCTGACCGAACTGCTCGACCTCGGCTTCCACCACCGGGAGGTGCTGGCCCGGCTCGGCACCACGGTGTCCCTCGGGGTGCTGCTCAGCGGACCCGCAGGTTCGGGCAAGTCTGCGCTGGTCAAGGCGGTGGCCGCCGCGCTGGACGCGCGGGTCGTGGCGGTCTGGGCCCCGGAGGTCGCGGCGCTGACCAACGACGCTGCCGCGCGCCGGCTGCGCGAGGCCGCCGCCTCGGTACGGCGTGGCGACGCCGCCGTTCTGCTGATCGCCGACGTTGACGCGCTCGCCCCACGCGACGAGTCTGGCCCGCTGGCGACCGTGTTCCGGCAGCTGCTCGCCGAGACGGTGGCGGCCGGCGCGGCGGTGGTCTGCACCACCAGTCACCCGGAAGCACTCGACCCCGGCCTGCGCGGGCCGGACCTGCTCGCCGTACAGATCACGGTGCCGCTGCCGGACACGGCGATGCGTCGGGAACAGTTGACCGTGTTGACCAGGGCGATGCCGTTGGAGGAGGACGTCCGGCTCGACGAGGTGGCCGGCCGGACGCCCGGTTTCGTCGCCGCCGACCTCGCCGCGCTGGTCCGCGAAGCCGGGGTACGGGCGGCGCTGCGGCAGAAGTCGGCGGAGACGCCGATGGTGACGATGGCCGACTTCGACGCGGCGCTGGAGGTGGTCCGACCGACCTCGATGTCGACCTCCACTCTGGAGCTGTCGCGGGTGACGTTGGACGACGTCGGGGACATGGCGCAGGTCAAGGAGACACTCACCGAATCGGTGCTCTGGCCGTTGACCTATCCGGACACGTTCGCCCGGCTGGGCGTGCAGCCGCCGCGTGGGGTGCTGCTCTACGGTCCGCCCGGCTGCGGAAAGACGTTCTTGGTGACCGCGCTGGCCGGCACCGGCAAGGCGAACGTGTTGTCGGTCAAAGGTGCCGAACTGCTGTCCAAGTGGGTCGGCGAGAGCGAACGGGCGGTCCGCGAGTTGTTCCGCCGGGCCCGGGAGGCCGCTCCGACGTTGGTCTTCCTGGACGAGGTGGACGCCTTGGCCCCGGTCCGGGGTCAGTCCTCGGATGGTGGGACGACCGATCGGGTGGTGGCGGCCCTGCTCACCGAACTCGACGGGGTGGAGACGCTGCGCAACGTGGTGGTGGTCGGGGCAACCAACCGTCCCGACCTGATCGACCCGGCGTTACTGCGACCGGGGCGGCTGGAGCGGCTGGTATACGTACCGCCGCCGGACGGCGCGGCCCGAGGGGAGATCCTCAAGGCGGCGGCCCGCTCGGTCCCGCTGGCCGACGACGTCGACCTGGCCGCGCTGGGTGAGTCGTTGGACGGCTTCTCGGCGGCGGACTGCGCCGCGTTGATCCGGGAAGCCGCGCTGGCCGCGATGCGAGAGTCTCTCGAAGCGTCATCGGTGTCGGCGGCGCATGTCGCGGCAGCGCGGGAACGGGTCCGACCGTCGCTGGATCCGGCCCAGGTCGCCTGGCTGGCCGCGTACGCCGATCAGCAGGCGGCCAGATAG